In Bryobacteraceae bacterium, the following proteins share a genomic window:
- the thpR gene encoding RNA 2',3'-cyclic phosphodiesterase has product MRLFTGIDVPEEQKARLSELLGKLRPHASLRWSRPGNLHITTKFIGEWPETRLDELRSALAGVPARMPFSISLSGLGWFPNPHNPRIFWVAVRGGEELASLAADTERSAEAVGIAREDRAYTPHLTLARVPPAAPVGDLRRAVAALDSSDFGGWTPMEQALYLSEPRADGSVYTVLARFPFEPDTTR; this is encoded by the coding sequence ATGCGGCTGTTCACAGGAATCGACGTGCCGGAGGAGCAAAAGGCCCGGCTTAGCGAACTGCTTGGCAAGTTGCGCCCGCACGCCTCGCTCCGCTGGTCCAGGCCCGGCAATCTGCACATTACCACGAAGTTCATCGGGGAGTGGCCGGAGACCCGGCTGGACGAATTGCGATCGGCGCTGGCGGGCGTGCCGGCGCGGATGCCGTTCTCGATCTCGCTGTCCGGGCTGGGCTGGTTTCCGAATCCCCACAATCCGCGGATATTCTGGGTAGCGGTTCGAGGTGGCGAGGAGCTGGCATCGCTGGCCGCCGACACGGAGCGCTCGGCGGAGGCGGTGGGAATCGCCCGGGAAGACCGCGCGTATACTCCGCACCTGACGCTGGCGCGGGTTCCGCCCGCCGCCCCGGTGGGCGATCTCCGGCGGGCCGTGGCGGCGCTCGATTCGTCGGACTTCGGCGGCTGGACGCCGATGGAGCAGGCTCTGTACTTGAGCGAGCCGCGCGCCGATGGCAGTGTGTACACCGTGCTGGCGCGTTTTCCGTTTGAACCAGACACGACGCGATGA
- a CDS encoding zf-HC2 domain-containing protein: MIGNKTGGRGQERCPLQDPEFASILLEYCDRVLAPETAKTLEAHFEVCSACREAVEAQRAVWTALDEFKPEHVGGDFDKAVLARVEGEARSARRMPWSRMLAFPRLPAGPAIPMAAAALVLMAVALFRPGVPGETEDGARFLKSDLVVDVEQVDRSLDDMEMLRQLGLASNEEVEPRTL; this comes from the coding sequence ATGATCGGCAACAAGACCGGCGGCCGCGGCCAGGAGCGCTGTCCTCTCCAGGATCCGGAGTTCGCGTCCATCCTGCTGGAGTATTGTGACCGGGTGTTGGCCCCGGAAACGGCGAAGACGCTGGAAGCGCACTTCGAAGTGTGTTCCGCCTGCCGGGAGGCGGTGGAGGCGCAACGGGCGGTTTGGACCGCACTGGACGAGTTCAAGCCGGAGCACGTGGGCGGCGATTTCGACAAGGCGGTGCTCGCGCGCGTCGAAGGCGAGGCGCGGTCCGCCCGCCGCATGCCGTGGAGCCGGATGCTTGCGTTCCCGCGTCTGCCGGCGGGACCGGCGATTCCGATGGCCGCGGCGGCGCTGGTGCTGATGGCGGTGGCGCTCTTCCGGCCAGGCGTTCCGGGCGAAACCGAGGATGGCGCGCGGTTCCTGAAGTCGGACCTGGTGGTGGACGTCGAGCAGGTGGACCGCAGCCTCGACGACATGGAAATGTTGCGGCAGTTGGGGCTCGCCTCGAACGAAGAGGTCGAACCGCGCACGTTGTAG
- a CDS encoding DUF3106 domain-containing protein gives MSWKAIWVVAALAASLGPAVSPVEAQLRPRVGFGRKLPVGRGARRNPAQLKKQIKRINGLTPEERSRLLERLPPERRKEAEKRLQRFNDLKPDEQDRLLRQYSAFQDESPERQHEVRRLWSRFNQLPDDRKPVVRDEVQSLRRMAPEERSDRMESTEFRDKFDAKERRFLGDMAKTFEPEEAAVEPEQDQPE, from the coding sequence ATGTCTTGGAAGGCGATTTGGGTTGTTGCGGCGCTGGCGGCGTCGCTCGGTCCGGCGGTGTCTCCGGTCGAGGCCCAACTGCGTCCGCGAGTGGGCTTCGGAAGGAAGCTGCCTGTAGGCAGGGGAGCGCGGCGGAACCCGGCGCAGCTCAAAAAGCAAATCAAGCGGATCAACGGGTTGACTCCCGAGGAACGGTCCCGCCTGCTCGAGCGGCTGCCTCCGGAGCGACGGAAGGAAGCCGAGAAGCGGCTGCAGCGGTTCAACGACCTGAAGCCGGATGAGCAGGACCGGCTGCTGCGCCAGTACTCGGCGTTCCAGGATGAATCGCCCGAACGGCAGCACGAGGTTCGGCGGCTGTGGAGCCGCTTCAACCAGCTCCCGGACGATCGCAAGCCCGTGGTGCGCGATGAAGTGCAATCCCTGCGCAGAATGGCGCCGGAGGAGCGTTCGGACCGGATGGAGTCCACCGAGTTCCGCGATAAGTTCGACGCCAAGGAGCGGCGCTTCCTCGGAGACATGGCGAAGACGTTCGAGCCGGAGGAGGCGGCCGTGGAGCCCGAGCAGGACCAGCCCGAGTAG
- a CDS encoding response regulator, which yields MVIRSRKGLNGYLFAAAFLALAVWLAQTGHIPRVAPIVALGCGITALLFSAGPASSLLVSYVVFSLVAGRDFQDPLFTPEAVIHAGLFAALNMAIIVTLGRLRETLNAARQSERNYRLIAENTSDLILAYDMHRRPIYVNPAVERLLGYTAIELRQMGFLDWMHPDDRARVTELCEGVYGGKSFSDVEARVRTKSGEIRWFAGTWGPLIDERGRQVGIQGVERDVTDRHNLGEQLLVARDDALEAAKAKSYFLATMSHEIRTPMNGVLGMTTLLLDTDLSSEQREMAETVLNSGKALLSVINDILDFSKIEAGRLELERAPFALHEPFEEACELLAESAARKRLDLVCRIAPGLPPMVSGDAARLRQVLINLIGNAVKFTERGEIVVDCGLEEETRSGYRLRVAVTDTGVGISPDALPKLFQPFTQADMAANRRYGGSGLGLAISKEVVGKMGGRIGVESRPGTGSRFWFSVEAGVAGETGLSGPPPFPQGRVLVVDGHGPTRAALAQLLAEAGLEPVEAATPAEALKHMMARTFPLALIDCGFGNLAGVDLARALPPETEAVMLVTRADTIRRDSSLPASIRGFLNKPVRRDALRRALLEVLTPGDTAALRTAPAPFLVAGKGRILIAEDNPVNQRVARRLVEKLGYQVETVNNGTEALAALDSSAYDLILMDCQMPVLDGFETTRRIRARESAPQPAPDARLPIIAMTANAMKGDRERCLDAGMDDYIPKPIDLARLAEALDRWTEVRK from the coding sequence ATGGTGATTCGCTCCCGCAAAGGGCTGAACGGCTATCTCTTCGCCGCCGCGTTCCTGGCGCTGGCGGTGTGGCTGGCCCAGACCGGACACATCCCGCGCGTCGCCCCCATCGTCGCCCTCGGCTGCGGCATAACCGCGCTTTTGTTCTCGGCCGGCCCCGCCAGTTCGCTGCTGGTGAGCTACGTTGTCTTCAGCCTCGTGGCCGGCCGCGACTTCCAGGATCCGCTGTTCACGCCGGAAGCGGTGATCCACGCCGGTCTGTTCGCGGCGCTGAACATGGCGATCATCGTGACGTTGGGCCGTCTCCGCGAGACTCTGAACGCCGCGCGGCAATCCGAGCGCAACTACCGGCTCATCGCCGAGAACACCTCGGACCTCATCCTCGCCTACGACATGCACCGGCGCCCCATCTACGTGAATCCGGCCGTGGAGCGACTCCTCGGCTATACCGCGATCGAACTGCGCCAGATGGGCTTTCTCGATTGGATGCACCCCGACGACCGGGCGCGCGTCACCGAACTCTGCGAAGGCGTCTATGGGGGGAAGAGCTTCTCCGACGTCGAAGCGCGAGTGCGGACCAAATCGGGCGAGATCCGCTGGTTCGCCGGCACGTGGGGTCCGCTTATCGACGAGCGCGGCCGGCAGGTGGGCATTCAGGGCGTCGAACGCGACGTCACGGACCGGCACAACCTCGGCGAGCAGCTTCTGGTGGCCCGCGACGACGCCCTCGAAGCCGCGAAGGCCAAGAGCTATTTCCTCGCCACCATGAGCCACGAAATCCGCACGCCGATGAACGGCGTGCTCGGCATGACGACGCTCCTGCTCGACACCGACCTCAGCTCCGAGCAGCGCGAGATGGCAGAAACCGTGCTCAACTCGGGCAAGGCGCTGCTCAGCGTGATCAACGACATCCTCGATTTCTCGAAGATCGAGGCGGGGCGGCTCGAATTGGAACGAGCCCCCTTCGCCCTCCACGAGCCTTTCGAAGAGGCCTGCGAGCTCCTTGCCGAGTCCGCCGCGCGGAAGCGGCTCGACCTGGTGTGCCGCATCGCGCCCGGCCTTCCGCCGATGGTCTCCGGCGATGCGGCGCGCCTGCGGCAGGTTCTCATCAATCTCATTGGAAACGCCGTTAAGTTCACCGAACGCGGCGAGATCGTCGTCGACTGCGGCCTCGAGGAAGAGACGCGTTCCGGGTACCGTCTTCGCGTCGCCGTTACCGACACCGGCGTCGGCATCTCCCCGGACGCGCTGCCGAAGCTGTTCCAGCCCTTCACTCAGGCCGACATGGCCGCCAACCGGCGCTATGGCGGCAGCGGGCTGGGGCTGGCGATCTCGAAGGAAGTCGTCGGCAAGATGGGTGGCCGCATCGGCGTCGAGAGCCGGCCGGGCACGGGCTCCAGATTCTGGTTCTCGGTGGAAGCGGGCGTGGCCGGAGAAACCGGCCTGAGCGGCCCTCCGCCGTTCCCGCAGGGCCGCGTCCTGGTGGTCGACGGGCATGGTCCCACCCGCGCCGCCCTCGCCCAACTGCTGGCCGAAGCGGGCCTCGAGCCGGTGGAGGCCGCCACCCCCGCCGAGGCGCTGAAACACATGATGGCGCGAACCTTCCCGCTCGCCCTGATCGACTGCGGCTTCGGCAACCTCGCCGGTGTCGACCTGGCCCGCGCCCTCCCGCCGGAAACGGAAGCGGTGATGCTCGTTACCCGCGCCGACACAATTCGCCGCGATTCGAGCCTGCCGGCATCGATCCGCGGCTTCCTCAACAAACCCGTCCGCCGCGATGCGCTTCGCCGCGCCTTGTTAGAGGTGCTGACGCCTGGCGACACAGCCGCGCTCCGCACTGCCCCGGCGCCGTTCCTCGTCGCCGGGAAAGGCCGAATCCTCATTGCCGAGGACAACCCGGTGAACCAGCGCGTCGCGCGGCGCCTGGTCGAAAAACTCGGCTACCAGGTGGAGACCGTCAATAACGGTACCGAAGCGCTCGCGGCGCTCGACTCCTCCGCCTACGATCTCATCCTCATGGACTGCCAGATGCCCGTCCTTGACGGGTTTGAAACAACGCGCCGGATCCGGGCCCGGGAGTCCGCGCCGCAGCCTGCCCCCGATGCGCGGCTACCGATCATCGCCATGACCGCCAACGCCATGAAAGGCGACCGCGAGCGCTGCCTCGACGCCGGCATGGACGACTACATCCCCAAACCGATCGACCTCGCCCGGCTGGCCGAAGCGCTTGACCGCTGGACCGAAGTCCGCAAGTAA
- a CDS encoding sigma-70 family RNA polymerase sigma factor has translation MTLNQIGRETEPPAGVDASAGVDYDARLMLEVRGGSTACFALLLERHRNPVIHFLFRMVQNQAVAEELAQEAFLRVYRSRESYEPSAKFTTWLFRIATHLALNWLRDNRRERGQESLDQELAEGMVRQVPDRVPNVEQSMVADARLDEVRRAIQLLPEKQRAAVIMHKYQELDYTQIALVLGCSEAALKSLLFRAYETLRARLAHLNRAAVRTEA, from the coding sequence ATGACGCTGAACCAGATCGGAAGGGAAACCGAGCCACCGGCTGGCGTGGACGCATCGGCAGGCGTGGACTACGACGCGCGGCTGATGCTTGAGGTGCGCGGCGGCAGCACAGCGTGTTTCGCCCTCTTGCTTGAGCGGCACCGCAACCCGGTGATCCATTTCCTGTTCCGGATGGTGCAGAATCAGGCGGTGGCGGAGGAGTTGGCGCAGGAGGCGTTCCTGCGCGTGTACCGGTCCCGTGAATCGTACGAGCCGTCAGCGAAGTTTACAACCTGGCTCTTTCGGATCGCCACCCATTTGGCGTTAAATTGGCTTCGAGACAATCGCCGGGAACGCGGACAGGAGAGCCTGGACCAGGAATTGGCGGAAGGCATGGTGCGGCAGGTCCCGGACCGCGTGCCGAACGTGGAGCAATCGATGGTCGCCGATGCGCGTCTGGACGAAGTGCGGCGTGCGATCCAACTGCTTCCCGAGAAACAACGGGCGGCGGTGATCATGCATAAGTATCAGGAGCTTGACTACACGCAGATCGCCCTGGTGCTCGGATGCTCGGAGGCGGCGCTCAAGTCGCTGCTGTTCCGCGCGTATGAAACGCTGCGGGCGCGGCTGGCGCACTTGAACCGGGCTGCGGTTCGGACCGAAGCCTAG
- a CDS encoding sugar phosphate isomerase/epimerase → MKPTRREFAAAAAGALMAAPLGLPIGCQTYPVRKAIEADFDGALRQLAAAGFQAIELCSPHGYIKEGFGALADQDPREVRRRIEAAGLRCESSHYKPAEFQPDAIGRTIEYARGLGLKQMVLATFSLRNATLERWIARAGEINRAAEEIHKAGMQTIFHNHNVEFEKLDGALIYDRLLAELDPKLVKMQFQVWVVSMGVDPVATLRKLGNRAASLHLQDYDPATKGMTAIGKGSIDWKVLFGVAREAGVKNYFVEMDLPLMEASVPFLRRLRS, encoded by the coding sequence GTGAAACCGACACGCCGTGAGTTCGCCGCGGCCGCAGCGGGCGCGCTCATGGCCGCGCCACTGGGTCTGCCGATCGGCTGCCAGACGTACCCGGTGCGCAAGGCGATCGAGGCCGATTTCGATGGCGCCCTTCGCCAGCTTGCGGCTGCCGGGTTTCAGGCGATCGAACTTTGTTCGCCGCACGGGTACATCAAGGAGGGCTTCGGGGCGCTGGCGGATCAGGATCCGCGTGAGGTCCGCAGACGGATCGAAGCCGCCGGGCTGCGGTGCGAGAGCAGCCACTACAAACCCGCTGAATTTCAACCGGATGCCATCGGCCGCACAATTGAGTACGCGCGCGGGCTTGGGCTGAAACAAATGGTGCTCGCCACGTTCTCGCTGCGCAACGCGACTCTCGAGCGGTGGATCGCCCGCGCGGGCGAGATCAACCGCGCCGCTGAGGAGATTCACAAGGCCGGCATGCAGACCATTTTCCACAATCACAATGTCGAGTTCGAGAAGCTTGACGGAGCGCTGATCTACGACCGGTTGCTTGCCGAACTCGACCCGAAGCTCGTGAAGATGCAGTTTCAGGTGTGGGTAGTGAGCATGGGCGTAGATCCTGTGGCGACGCTGCGGAAGCTGGGTAACCGCGCTGCGTCGCTGCACCTGCAGGATTACGATCCGGCGACCAAGGGGATGACGGCGATCGGCAAGGGTTCGATCGACTGGAAGGTCCTGTTCGGGGTCGCGCGTGAGGCCGGCGTGAAGAACTACTTTGTCGAGATGGATCTGCCGCTGATGGAGGCAAGCGTCCCGTTCCTGCGGCGCCTGCGTTCCTAA
- a CDS encoding ATP-grasp domain-containing protein, translated as MGAPIELSGKRVLIVAATTGYQTRVFADAARALGVEPVLATDRCGRLDDPWGDNAIPVKFDRPEHSAAKLDLRVDGVVAVGDRPAYLAALYAARMGLPFHPPAAVAAARNKYEARERFRSAGLPVRGYRRLPLDANAEAAAAEFAFPVVLKPLGLSGSRGVIRADGIAGFVTAWERIRRILDEPEIRRLHDPADRFVQVEAFIPGREVALEGIVRRGALHVVTIFEKPDPLDGPFFEETIYVAPARETAGITAAARQAVAALGFTDGPVHAEMRANEEGVWMLEAAPRPIGGLCAKAVRVCREGREASLEELVLRAALGEDPAEWTLVPGASGVMMIPIPRDGVYAGVRGEGDAAAVPGITEVTITAKEGQRMRPLPEGSSYLGFLFARGESNEAVEQALRKAHGRLTFDLRTTLPALHPQRRRV; from the coding sequence GTGGGTGCGCCAATCGAGTTGAGCGGGAAACGCGTCCTGATCGTGGCGGCCACCACCGGCTACCAGACCCGCGTCTTCGCCGACGCCGCGCGCGCACTCGGCGTCGAACCGGTTCTCGCTACCGATCGCTGCGGACGCCTCGACGATCCCTGGGGCGACAATGCCATCCCGGTGAAGTTCGACCGTCCCGAGCATTCCGCCGCGAAGCTCGACCTGCGCGTCGACGGCGTCGTCGCCGTCGGGGACCGCCCGGCATATCTGGCGGCGCTCTACGCCGCCCGCATGGGTCTGCCGTTTCATCCGCCGGCCGCCGTGGCGGCGGCGCGGAACAAGTACGAGGCGAGGGAACGGTTCCGCTCGGCCGGACTCCCGGTTCGCGGCTACCGTCGCCTGCCGCTCGACGCAAACGCGGAAGCGGCTGCCGCGGAGTTCGCCTTTCCAGTGGTGTTGAAGCCGCTGGGGCTCTCCGGGTCGCGCGGCGTGATCCGCGCCGATGGCATCGCCGGCTTCGTCACCGCCTGGGAGCGCATCCGGCGCATTCTCGACGAACCGGAGATCCGGCGTCTGCACGATCCCGCCGATCGCTTCGTGCAAGTGGAGGCATTCATTCCCGGGCGCGAGGTCGCACTCGAGGGAATCGTGCGGCGCGGCGCGCTACACGTGGTGACGATCTTCGAAAAGCCCGACCCGCTCGATGGGCCGTTCTTCGAAGAGACAATCTACGTGGCGCCAGCGCGGGAGACCGCGGGAATCACCGCGGCGGCACGCCAAGCGGTGGCCGCGTTGGGTTTCACCGACGGTCCGGTGCATGCGGAGATGCGAGCAAACGAGGAAGGAGTGTGGATGCTCGAAGCCGCCCCGCGCCCGATCGGTGGACTGTGCGCCAAGGCCGTGCGCGTTTGCCGGGAGGGCCGGGAAGCGTCGCTCGAGGAACTGGTCCTGCGCGCTGCGCTCGGCGAGGATCCGGCCGAGTGGACGCTCGTGCCCGGCGCGAGCGGCGTCATGATGATCCCGATTCCGCGCGATGGCGTCTACGCGGGTGTGCGCGGCGAGGGAGACGCGGCGGCGGTGCCGGGCATCACGGAAGTGACGATCACGGCGAAGGAGGGGCAGCGGATGCGGCCGTTGCCCGAGGGGTCGAGCTACCTTGGGTTCCTGTTCGCGCGCGGAGAATCCAACGAGGCCGTGGAACAGGCATTGCGGAAGGCGCACGGGCGGCTCACGTTCGACCTCCGTACAACCTTGCCCGCGCTGCACCCGCAACGACGCCGGGTCTGA
- the infC gene encoding translation initiation factor IF-3 codes for MHPSRHFHPRGPRIKVRENVNEAIRVPEVRAVFPDGSVAVMPTRDAVRRAKELGLDLILIAPTAEPPVAKAMDYGQWQYENKKKQHDARKKQHVIQVKELKFRPNTDDHDYEFKKNHAIRFLKEGNRVKAVVQFRGREIAHVDLGAKLLTRFAGDLVGVGQIEGNMRLEGRQYHVILAPVKKDKEQPLKGSKSDSPADEAS; via the coding sequence ATGCACCCATCGAGACACTTCCATCCCCGCGGCCCACGCATCAAGGTCAGAGAGAACGTCAATGAGGCGATCCGGGTCCCGGAGGTACGGGCAGTGTTCCCGGACGGCTCAGTTGCCGTCATGCCCACCCGCGACGCCGTTCGCCGTGCGAAGGAACTCGGCCTCGATCTGATTCTCATCGCCCCCACTGCTGAACCGCCCGTGGCGAAAGCCATGGACTACGGCCAGTGGCAGTACGAAAACAAGAAGAAACAGCACGACGCCCGGAAGAAGCAGCACGTCATCCAGGTGAAGGAGCTGAAATTCCGCCCCAACACCGACGACCACGACTACGAGTTCAAGAAGAACCACGCGATCCGGTTCCTGAAGGAAGGTAACCGCGTGAAGGCCGTGGTGCAGTTTCGGGGGCGCGAGATCGCCCACGTCGACCTCGGCGCGAAGCTGCTCACGCGATTCGCGGGCGATTTGGTCGGCGTTGGACAGATCGAGGGCAACATGCGTCTGGAAGGCCGGCAGTATCACGTCATCCTGGCGCCGGTGAAGAAAGACAAAGAGCAGCCGCTCAAAGGTTCGAAGTCCGATTCGCCGGCGGACGAAGCCTCCTAA
- a CDS encoding DNA-3-methyladenine glycosylase, with amino-acid sequence MNSRIAREPTIVAPDPDCGAGAAVILPRKFYNRATVEVARALLGQILVHGERAGRIVEVEAYLGESDPAAHAWHGRTARTEVLYGPPGHAYVYLIYGMHECLNFVAEPEGKPGCVLIRALEPLAGLTAMRRARPGASEADLCRGPGKLTRAMGITRRHYGADLTRGPLTVHEMRVPPGEEIAASPRIGIRRAADLLLRFYLRDNPCVSALQGRR; translated from the coding sequence GTGAACAGCCGCATCGCTCGGGAACCCACCATTGTCGCACCGGACCCGGATTGCGGCGCCGGCGCCGCCGTGATTCTCCCCCGAAAATTCTACAACCGCGCCACCGTCGAGGTCGCCCGCGCCCTGCTCGGCCAGATCCTCGTCCATGGCGAGCGCGCCGGCCGCATTGTCGAGGTGGAGGCCTATCTCGGGGAATCGGACCCGGCCGCCCACGCCTGGCACGGCCGGACCGCGCGAACCGAAGTCCTCTACGGTCCCCCCGGCCACGCCTACGTCTACCTGATTTATGGAATGCACGAATGCCTCAACTTCGTCGCCGAGCCAGAAGGCAAGCCCGGGTGCGTGCTCATCCGGGCGCTCGAACCGCTTGCCGGGCTCACCGCGATGCGCCGCGCCCGCCCCGGAGCGAGCGAGGCCGATCTCTGCCGCGGGCCGGGAAAACTGACCCGCGCCATGGGGATCACGCGCCGCCACTACGGAGCTGACCTTACCCGCGGCCCCCTCACGGTCCACGAAATGCGCGTTCCCCCGGGTGAGGAGATCGCGGCGAGCCCCCGGATCGGAATCCGCCGCGCCGCCGACCTCCTGTTGCGCTTCTACTTGCGCGACAACCCGTGCGTCTCCGCCCTCCAGGGACGCCGGTGA
- a CDS encoding isochorismatase family protein, with protein MLPAAMARGNGRMPNRPKVPGTLRLRARSRTKAGPSEKVLEWPVARTAIVICDMWDAHHCALSAQRVGLMAPRMNQVIGAARGLGAMIIHAPSDTMKFYEGTPWRERMKAAPTVASPFPIISRCPRVPDEERNFPIDDSAGGCDDPNPVKFSGPPYPWTREHPAIDVVGFDGVSESGQEIYNFCRQEQIDKIVLMGVHTNICILNRGFGARQMTRLGFEVVLARDLTDAMYDPRARPFVSHARGTELVIEHIERTWCPSILSDDLTRVAPGSDNPVTKGARA; from the coding sequence ATGTTGCCCGCGGCCATGGCGCGAGGCAACGGCCGGATGCCGAACCGCCCGAAAGTCCCGGGAACGCTGCGGCTGCGCGCACGGAGCCGGACGAAGGCGGGCCCTTCGGAGAAGGTGCTGGAATGGCCGGTGGCCCGAACGGCGATCGTCATCTGCGACATGTGGGATGCGCACCACTGCGCGCTGTCGGCACAGCGAGTCGGGTTGATGGCGCCGAGGATGAATCAGGTGATCGGCGCGGCGCGCGGCCTCGGCGCGATGATCATCCATGCGCCTTCGGACACGATGAAGTTCTACGAAGGCACGCCGTGGCGCGAGCGCATGAAAGCCGCCCCCACCGTTGCCTCGCCGTTCCCCATTATCAGCCGCTGCCCGCGCGTTCCGGACGAGGAACGCAATTTCCCGATTGACGACTCGGCCGGTGGGTGCGACGATCCGAATCCGGTGAAGTTCTCCGGTCCGCCGTATCCGTGGACGCGCGAACATCCGGCCATTGATGTCGTCGGTTTCGACGGCGTCAGCGAGAGCGGGCAGGAGATCTACAATTTCTGCAGGCAGGAGCAGATCGACAAGATCGTGTTGATGGGCGTGCACACCAATATCTGCATCCTCAACCGCGGCTTCGGCGCACGGCAAATGACTCGGCTCGGCTTCGAAGTCGTGCTCGCGCGCGATCTCACCGACGCGATGTACGATCCGCGCGCGCGCCCCTTCGTCAGCCACGCCCGCGGCACGGAACTGGTGATCGAGCACATCGAGCGGACGTGGTGCCCCTCGATTCTGAGCGACGACCTGACGCGTGTCGCGCCGGGTTCCGATAACCCGGTGACGAAAGGGGCGCGCGCGTGA
- a CDS encoding CUAEP/CCAEP-tail radical SAM protein produces the protein MRVLLISTYELGRQPFGLASPAAMLEAAGHTVECTDASLDPVSLSAVERAGLIAFHLPMHTATRLASGWIPKIRAANPRAHLCGYGLYAPLNAEYLRGLGVHTLIGGEFERALCDLAAALNRGAVNQPPLVTLDRVEFAVPRRDGLPPLERYARLVNDGRRLVAGYTEASRGCKHLCRHCPVVPVYRGKFRVVPVETVLDDAEQQVASGARHITFGDPDFFNGPGHARRIIEAFPARFAGVTYDVTIKIEHLLRHRDLLPMLARTGCAFVTSAVESVDDAVLERLDKGHTRADFLEAAALCREAGVPLSPTFIPFTPWTTLGGYRELLATIAELGLVKHVAPVQFALRLLIPNGSLLLDLNEVRARVERFDPASLTWRWRHPDPEVDRLAEAALRLVDTMEKQGASRETAFTAVWKLAHGKAPDFHLPARAAIPYLTEPWYC, from the coding sequence TTGCGGGTCCTGTTGATTTCCACTTACGAGCTTGGGCGGCAGCCGTTCGGGTTGGCGTCGCCGGCGGCGATGCTCGAGGCGGCGGGGCACACGGTGGAATGCACGGACGCCTCGCTTGACCCGGTTTCGCTGAGCGCGGTGGAGCGCGCCGGCCTGATCGCGTTTCACCTTCCGATGCACACGGCAACGCGTTTGGCGTCGGGGTGGATTCCAAAAATCCGGGCCGCGAATCCGCGCGCGCACCTTTGCGGATATGGGCTCTACGCTCCTCTGAACGCGGAGTATCTGCGCGGACTGGGTGTTCACACGCTCATCGGCGGCGAGTTCGAACGCGCTCTATGCGATCTGGCGGCGGCGCTCAATCGCGGCGCGGTGAACCAGCCGCCGCTTGTCACACTGGACCGCGTGGAGTTCGCCGTCCCGCGCCGCGACGGGCTCCCTCCCCTGGAGCGATACGCGCGATTGGTGAACGACGGGCGGCGCCTGGTGGCGGGATACACCGAGGCAAGCCGCGGCTGCAAGCATCTGTGCCGGCATTGTCCGGTGGTTCCGGTCTACCGGGGCAAGTTTCGCGTGGTGCCGGTGGAAACAGTGCTCGACGACGCCGAGCAGCAGGTAGCCTCCGGAGCGCGGCACATCACCTTCGGCGACCCGGACTTCTTCAATGGACCCGGCCACGCGCGGCGGATCATCGAGGCTTTCCCGGCGCGATTCGCCGGCGTTACCTACGACGTTACGATCAAGATCGAACACTTGCTGCGCCATCGAGACTTGCTGCCGATGCTCGCCCGGACCGGGTGCGCGTTCGTAACGAGCGCGGTCGAGTCCGTGGACGACGCCGTGCTCGAGCGGCTCGACAAGGGTCACACGCGGGCGGATTTTCTGGAGGCGGCGGCATTGTGCCGCGAGGCGGGCGTGCCCCTTTCGCCGACGTTCATCCCGTTCACGCCCTGGACGACGCTCGGGGGCTACCGGGAACTGCTTGCGACGATCGCGGAACTGGGCTTGGTAAAGCATGTCGCACCGGTGCAGTTCGCTCTGCGCCTGCTGATTCCGAATGGGTCCCTACTGCTGGATCTGAACGAAGTGCGTGCGCGAGTGGAGCGGTTCGACCCGGCTTCTTTGACTTGGCGCTGGAGGCATCCGGACCCGGAAGTGGACCGGTTGGCCGAAGCGGCGCTTCGGCTGGTGGACACGATGGAAAAGCAGGGCGCGAGCCGGGAGACGGCGTTCACTGCCGTGTGGAAGCTGGCCCATGGGAAGGCCCCGGATTTTCACTTACCGGCCAGGGCGGCGATTCCCTACCTCACCGAGCCTTGGTACTGTTGA